In Myripristis murdjan chromosome 23, fMyrMur1.1, whole genome shotgun sequence, the DNA window CAGTGAAGGAAGAGGGCTCATGTTATTTGCTTGTTGGCATCAGAGGTGCAATTTTTGGGTGAGTACAATCACAGGACGGGACATCAGCAGGCCACTGACTGTCCAATCAGTTGACGACTTtgttgtctgtattttttttttttttttttttttttttttttttcttattttacaaAGAAGTAAATATTCCACCACACAGTGAATAGAAAATCTGGCACAGATCATTTATTTGTCCTGCAACTAAATGCCTATATTCATCATTAGTGTCTTTATCAATGCAGTGACCTTTCACCCTCCCACACGAAGAAGGTTTATCATAAGTTGGATAAGAAAAGAACACTTGTTACTGGCAACAGTAACAAGTTCAGTATCaagctcactctctctctgttttttgttttcttttctcaggTGCTGGTGAGTCAGGGAAGAGTACAATTGTGAAGCAGATGAAGTGAGTTCATTTTACTACTATCACAATTACTCTGCAGGCTGAATGGGTAATCTTTTACCAACAAACACCAATCATGCTTGTATAACGTATTTCTTCGTAATGTGCTCTGTGAATCACAATACAAACAATTATGATGCATCATGGATCATGATAAGTAATATGGAGAGGACAACCAATCAGAAAGCATTACAATAAGCTATGCTCTGTGGGAGAGCCCATACATCATCCACACACTATGTGTGTCATGCATATGAATGCATAAAAGTGAGTTATATTATTCATAAACACCTTTTGAATGCAGACATCAGTCAACAGACTTACAAGTATCCACATGAAACAACACACATAGTGAAGAcacagggccctatcttgcgccagactccctaaacccgctatttgcggatttaggatttaggaagttcccccgtaaaagttgctatcttgtgcacctccccctatccgcaaaacacctccgctactcgctatattatgcataggcgtgttttgggcgttacgccagttaaaccaatcagtgtgccaggtgccattgcctttaagggcaggctgcgctatcctaaatcctaaatcctaaatcctaaacccgcgatggagagagggaggtagattttctcagggcttctactgaggctaaagcaagttggctttatatacatatgatatattatattataggcgagttaattcgggaggtggagccacatgtgtccaagtggacgtgtcacaaggttgtactgattgagtaaaatccccgggccacaccacacacacacaagaggcagaggtggaactatgtgtaaactaatttattgacaaggtagattgggcaaataaaatataaaaaaaataaaaatatagcacagctgctggcttatgataaaacaataaaacgtgctggcgtaagtgtccaattaaaacagtcttttctctaaacagtctatatgagtaatatactcagtccattccggcggcgtcccggtatcagtccgaccgtgtgtgtggtgaggctccgtcggggcgcgcattgaagctgTCTGGACACGCTCTCGTAacagcacacactttagggatagcgcatgaaacacgcccacgacgcacctccaggcgcaaatgatgcagtcggcataacggatagcgggtagcgggtggcgcaagataccgtttagggatagcggaagctcctaaatccgcaatttgcgggtagcgggtcgtggcagcggatagcgggtggcacaagatagggcccacaGTCTCTGCAGAAATGTTATTGGCAGACAAAAATGGGATAATTTACAATACTGTGAATGCTCATGTACAGCACAATTTGTCTGATAGATATCAATGTACATCTTATTAGCTTGGGTTGGTAAGGAAAAGTTTGATAGAACCTTACAGTTCTAGCACAAAACTTCACATTTTATGCGTTCAGCTGACACACTTATTCAGGCTCATTAAGACTGAGTGCAATAGTAGAATAAGCCTCAGTTCGTAATTCactaaaatgacaacaaaacagaaaacatggagCACAGAGttcagggcaaaaaaaaactgccccAGCAATAGTCCTGTAGCCATTAGCATGATTGTGTAAGATCAaagagaagaaacaaacaaggagaaagatggaaggatttttttttttttttaagaaaacaagTTCATGTAGTAAAAGGGGGGCATCATTCAGTGGGCAAAAGGCAATGTGAGGTACTTCTTGAAAAGATGGGTTCGCAGTCTGACAGATGGCAGAGATTTATAATTTTTTGAACAGTTTGGTTTCCACTGTAACAAGCAAGTTCATTCAATCCAGAAAAATCAATTGACTGCTGGATCTTTTGCAGGATCATTCATGAGGCAGGCTACTCAGAGGAGGAGTGCAAGCAGTACAAGGCTGTGGTCTACAGCAACACTATCCAGTCCATCATTGCCATCATCAGAGCCATGGGGCGCCTTAAGATTGACTTCGGTGATGCTGCAAGAGCTGTGAGTGACAGAGCAAAATGGAATTCGGTCAAGAGAGAATAAACCTGAAGTGGATTTGTGCTTCTGGACTATATGTCGATGATTTCCCCAACAATCTCTTAGCAAACATTTAatcccttttaaaaaaaatacttggctAAACTTTTAAATGCAGTCACAGAACTGCTATTTTGGGGTGTCTGTAGGCCTTAATCAGTCATCAgcctttattgcattttatttttgttgacaCACCAAATAATCCAACTTAGCCAAGCATAAACTCTTTTTTGAGAAACGAGTTTAGGAGTTTGTGCAAAATTCCAGTGTTGCCATTCACATTGTCCTATTCACATATTCAAAATTTGCAGGGAAaaaggtggatggaaaccccaCTCATGACAAAGAAATAGAAGAACATGTGATTTTGATCATTAGATGCCATGTGTCTCCAGCTGCCTCCAAAAAGTATTTGTAAATATGTGGCTAGCATTTTGACCTTGGCTGCATGTTAATGTCGATTGTAGTGGGGATGTAGCAACTTTGATAGTTTGTTTGTGATGTTGACATTGACCcagctctttctccttctctccatcactGTCAGGACGACGCACGGCAGCTGTTCGTGCTGGCGGGTTCAGCAGAGGAAGGCTTCATGACGGCAGAGCTGGCCGGGGTCATTAAGCGTCTGTGGAAGGACGGGGGTGTTCAGGCCTGCTTCAGCCGCTCCCGGGAATACCAGCTCAACGACTCGGCAGCATAGTGagtcatacacacagacagcagaggcAACAGTTGCGGGACTCACCAAAATTGTGAGTCATCCACACATAAGACTCAATCAGGAGAGGTCCTACACACACCGGTCTGTGTCAGCAACTTCTAATGATGTACTTGAAGTGTTTCCAGGTCCATTTGCAACACATCAGATGCAAAAGTCCCACTTAGAGCcattttttcacaaacacacacaaagctccTACCACAAATAGCTCAACACAAGCCTCCAGCCATGTTCAGCAGCCATATGTATGTCTGGACTTTGAGTGCTAGCCTGTCAATATTTGCCCTTTCTACCAAGCTTGCAGTGTGGCAGCTGTGTTTGATCCTGACCTGACACTAGCAGTATTTTCTACATGCTTACCAGAGTTAAagtaaatttagaaaaaaatcacaaaaacagagaaaatcctTTGGAGCATTTCCTCTCCTGCCAAACTACCCAGTTATTTTTCTTTAGTAGTGTGTATTTTGCACACATTGTGCAAGAGTCCATGGCATTGGAACAAGTGAGGTCATCATAAGGTAGCTCCTGTGTTTTGTTGAGAGAAAGCCCATTTGCCATGTTTCACTATTGCAGAACAAACATTACCAGTTACCTCACTGGCTGAGAGAGTTGCAGTTGTTGACCATTTTCTATTTGGTTCTTATAATCCCGCTGTCTGGGGGCTATTCatgaataggaaaaaaaacattactaaaccattttttagtttttaagttCACTAATCCTAGGAAGACAAACAAAAGGCTTGTTGGAGTGCATGGGAGATTACTTGtggttgtgaatgtgtgtatgttgcacACATACCGAGGTCACTATTATTCTTCCAGAGCACTTCCTCTAAAATAACCTTGAGGTCTTAGTTTTCGTCTTTGTGTGTCCatagtgtgtgcatatgtaggCTTGTGTGTACTATGGGATTTCTCTATGAGCCCTGCACTGCAGGTAGCAATATGTGTGTACCTTTTAGCTTCTCATGATTATCAGGGTTTCTGCAGGTCCCTGGGAAGgctttttaaactgttttaaatgtaattacataAATTAACTCCTGACAAATACTTGAAATTTCAAACAGAGGTCTTAAAAATATAGCTTTTTGTCCACTAATCCTCAGCTGCATTAAGTTATCTacttacacatttttttttctttttgtttttaaattattatttatgtactCCACAGCCTAATTCTTAGGTTGGATTCGGTCTTAAATTTTGCTGCCATTGAAAATACTTTAATTTCACTTGCAAATGTAGTCATTCTGGTCATGCTGAATGTGTGCTATGAAGTGGCATAAggatgaaatgttttcaatcAGACATGGAATCCAACATGGTTTATCTAACTTCTGAGTCCTTGTTGGCTTGTCATCCTTCAGGATATGTTGGGAGTTATCATTTTGACTGGCAGCTATAAACTTGACCTTGACATTCTTGACACTCTTTGTCTCACTTGCTTCCTCTCCTGCACTCTGTCTCGTACCCATTTTCTCTGTTCCACCTTTTCGCTCTCCTCATTTCTTTTTGTCAGCTACTTGAACGATTTGGACAGGATATCCCAGGCAACCTACATTCCAACTCAGCAGGATGTTCTCAGAACCCGAGTCAAGACCACAGGCATCGTGGAGACACACTTCACGTTCAAGGACCTGCACTTCAAGTGAGAACTTCCTCTCAGTAACCACTGGATTAGCCTAAATGGGTCTTAGTGTTTTACAGGATGATGTAATcagtttcctttcctgttaTGGACTTATTTACTTCCATGGAAATTCCCTTGGTACATGTACAGCTGTAAGGTAGTATGGCATAATGTATGAAGGTGCTTTGCCAATTAGCAATGACTCATTTCACTTCTGAATTTCCACTGGCCAACACAAATGGGAATTTTGAGCTGTCAAGTCTGTATTATCTTCTCTGCTATAGTTTTGTGGCTTTATTCAGGACATTAAGAACTAAACTGAACATTTCAAAAGAGGCGATAAAATACTTTGTATGCCTTTTGACAGGGCAAATAGGAAATACACTGTGTACTGGACAGGGTAAAATTAAGTACCATTTGTTCTGAAGCTTTCCTTCTCTGCcattatttttgtcatcttCAAAATATACAAGTGTTGGCTGACCACAATGTATTCTCTGAACTGCTAATATCATCTTTTCACGCAGCAAGAGTAGAGCTCCCCTTTACGACCACAGCCATGTTTCCAGCCATTTATTTTTGCCCTTTGGGCTAATAAAACCAGTTTATATATACATGCACTGCTGATCATGCCCTGTTtacattgtgctgctgctttcctccCTCCAGGATGTTTGATGTTGGAGGTCAGCGGTCTGAGAGGAAGAAATGGATCCACTGCTTTGAGGGCGTCACCGCCATTATCTTCTGTGTGGCCCTCAGCGACTATGACCTGGTGCTGGCTGAGGACGAGGAGATGGTGAGATATGAAGAATAATACTGacaagtatttaaaaaaaaaaaaaaacactgcatccAGCTGAAATGGAGCTTGGTTAAAGAGGTGGGAAAATAGGGAAACATTCAGGTCAAGTGTAATTCCAAATAATGTATCACTGATAAGACATGGTCTGCCTTTCCAGTGCAAAGCACAGTGACCAATGTTGCCCTGCTCTTGTCCTATAGAACCGAATGCATGAGAGCATGAAGCTGTTTGACAGCATCTGCAACAACAAGTGGTTCACAGACACctccatcatcctcttcctcaacaAGAAGGacctgtttgaagaaaagatCAAGAAGAGCCCTCTCACCATCTGCTACCCAGAATATGCTGGTAAGACTGGCAACACCTACAGGAAATTTCCTATAGATGCCAAATGAGCAGCATGAGTCAAACTGCATCAGATGgcgtactgtttttttttttttctttctctctcaaaatTGCACTAATACACTattgcattaaaaaagaaactgcaaaacatattttcagtgataATAACTAAAGCTTACTTAAGCACCGCGTAAGTAAGGACAGGAGtagagttttctttttgtttgtacaTTAATACTTAAATTAATAGTTGGGCATTTAGCCAATTAGACATGTGCCTGAATGCCTTGTTTTATAAAAGAAAATTTATTTTGATGGACAATAGCAACCTGTATGGAATCCTTTAGGTATGTAAATACATGTTGACAGGAAAGCCTCAGAGTTTCACACCATTGTTAAtcctgccttttatcaaaacaaagagCGGAAAGCCCAGTTGGCAGGATGTATTCTACACATGTTGCTCAGTCCTCTGTAAATCTATAATATTACAAGGCATTTTCAATTCCTTGTCCTATATTGTGACTTCCTGACAATGTCGCTTTCTTATCTGCCTCCTCCTTTTCCAGGCTCGAACACGTATGAGGAAGCGGCTGCCTACATTCAGTGTCAGTTTGAGGATCTGAACAAGAGGAAGGACACCAAGGAAATTTACACCCACTTCACCTGCGCCACAGACACCAAGAATGTGCAGTTTGTCTTCGATGCTGTCACTGATGTCATCATCAAGAACAACCTGAAGGACTGTGGTCTCTTCTAAAGATAACGATGACGACGACAACTGTTTTCTTGGTAAGGAACTCTTCACCTCCATGCTCAGTCATTCTTCCATTTTGTAACGACAAAAACGCTCCCTCATCCCAAGCTTGGCTCACATATGctggacatgtgtgtgtgcatatgtgtggaGAGCCAGAATCAATGTGTGTATCATGGATGAGGGCACATGGGTTTGTGGTCACTCTAACACCAGGATCCAGTGGGAACTTCTGAGGAAACCATAGAGGCTTGGTCTCTCTAGCCCTAAGTTGTCTGCTTTCTGTTTAAAGATTTGGCTTTAAATAATTTGGTTTCAAGTGCTTTAGTGTTCAAAATTGTGGAGAACTGTAGCATTGCTGCAAGTAGCCACAGAGATGCAGCATAATCCATCAAAATCAAATGCTTGCATAATTTAATCACAGAATCACTGAAATCACTGCCTTCTTTTATTGGAGGCTTAATTAGattttctgctccatttagATGTTTGTGAAATGATAGTGGCAAGGTCGAGCTCTCCCAAACCTCTCATTAAAATGACCCCCACCCACCCGcccctttttcttctcctctcactctccccttttctctcctcaggcAGCGGAGCCAGCATATTGCGCATCTTTGTGGGGAAGATGAGAGGAGTCTGGAAGATCAGTCACGGACCAGTGCTGTACTATATGCCACTTTTAacagctttatttatgtttttgtcttgGAACATTTTGAACTAGCGTTATGACATTTGTGTAGGATGTTTGTATAATTGTAAAAGCATCACTGCggtttttcacacattttgtttcttcctttttttattttgaggagACAAAGGAGATCgtatttttttgctgttccatTTGCCGCTGTCTCTGGAAAAGGAAACTTTGCTGTTGGTGGAAATacttcttttccctctttccctacAACAAGAGGGTAAAGGTGTAGCCTTTGAGTCCAGTTTGTTGGTACTTGTGCCTTCGCATGCCTTTTACTGCGGTCGTAGTCCAAATGCTTGTTCTTTTGCCTGCTGAATTGttccaaacataaaaaaagaggtTGAGAAAAAATACGTTTTCATATGTTGGTGTCCCTGCTATCTTCTATGTGCACACCACTGAGCTAGTGGGAGGAGAAAGATTCCCTTGGTCTAAAGGTACATGGGTCTCCATGGTGATCAACATGTAGCCCCCACAGGTCCCCtaccccaccccctcacccgTCATGACGATGGAAGGCCATGAAGGCCTCAGTATAATACTGAGATGTATATTGTTACATTTACCTCGCCAAAATGGGGTTCTGgttttttaaacagtgtacaAAATATCCATTCCTCTAAACCATTCGCAAAATGGTTAGCTATGGCACTGAGCTTATATTACGCTCAAGTGTTAAAAGAACTACAAAGACCAGAGTAGGCacattttactgtatattttaatgtattcGGAGGAGAGTTACGGAGCCTTTGGTGTCAGAGAGCGCGACTGAACCACAGGAGAGATGGTGATAAAGATGGGGAAGATGAGGTGTAAAATGTCAGGAGGGTTCAGACACCTTTCTTGGATCCTGTTTATCGAGAATTTCAGAGTAGGAGTGCTGCTTTAGGATCGATCGATTCTTTCTGGTGATTATAGCAAAGATGGTCAATGAGCCTGGTGAGTGTGATTCTAGATCAGCACTACTATGCCAAGAAGTGTAATAAATGGGGTCTTGGGTCTGTTCAAATAAAGAAACTGCCACAACTGtcaatgtatgtgtatgttctCCTCGGATGGAGAATCTTTGTAGACTCATCTCCCTTATTTTGCTAATAAAAGCCATTTACAAACCACATGAAGTCTGTGTCATTACATGTTATGTGTGTTCAGCAAATGATGTAAGCTTATTTCAGTGCAAACTAAATGATCAGTTTAATTAGCTGCTGGAGCACAGAGCTGGATAAATATGA includes these proteins:
- the gnai1 gene encoding guanine nucleotide-binding protein G(i) subunit alpha-1, with amino-acid sequence MGCTLSTEDKAAVERSKMIDRNLRDDGEKAAREVKLLLLGAGESGKSTIVKQMKIIHEAGYSEEECKQYKAVVYSNTIQSIIAIIRAMGRLKIDFGDAARADDARQLFVLAGSAEEGFMTAELAGVIKRLWKDGGVQACFSRSREYQLNDSAAYYLNDLDRISQATYIPTQQDVLRTRVKTTGIVETHFTFKDLHFKMFDVGGQRSERKKWIHCFEGVTAIIFCVALSDYDLVLAEDEEMNRMHESMKLFDSICNNKWFTDTSIILFLNKKDLFEEKIKKSPLTICYPEYAGSNTYEEAAAYIQCQFEDLNKRKDTKEIYTHFTCATDTKNVQFVFDAVTDVIIKNNLKDCGLF